TTTTTTGCATCACCCTGTATGAATGTAATACGCATTTAAAGCAGCAACTGTATGATTCTGCCAGTGTACACTTAAAGTGCTTTGAAGTGCCAGGAGAAGGTTTTGGTCTACAAAAACACCTCCACTGCCCTCTTGtggtttcttaaaataaataaaagttaaagcTGGACAAAAAGCCCTGAACACCTTTGTATTTTCAGAGGGTAATAGAGGCCTAAGGTTAGACACTCTAGAGTGGAGGATCCCATTGCAAATGCAAAGGGGCTTTCTGGATAATCTAATGGGCTGTATACCCCCAACAGAGACATGGTTCATTAGATTATTCAGAGACGGGATCGCTCCATTGCCTGCGCAAGTAAATGGTTTGCAGTATACACAGTCCCTGCGCTGTTCCACATGCTGAACAGCTAATGGGGCAAAGAGATTCTGATAATGACCTCCTCTCAGTCGGCAACATAACCACTCTTCATGGGAATGCTTCGGGGCCTAGAAACATACACTGTGCACGTTTGCACTTGAGGTGGGTGGGCTCAGAAAGCTGAGATGTCTTCCAGTGGAGATGGCGCAGATGTGTTAAAAGTGTCTAAAAAGATCTGAGCTGAGAATTCATTGACTGTAGAGATTAGCAGGATGATTAGACTCCATTTGCATTTACAGAGGCAATATTGCAAGTGTGAACTGCAGGGGTGTGCTAACTCTGACACCATCAAGCTAACGCTTTTTTAATTGCCCATCCACTAGATGTCATCCGGAAGACTTCTGAAAGATTATTTGGAGCGGAAACTTTCTGAAACTTGAATAATTGACTGCCTGCTGCCTACGGTAGGCATATAGGCTCGGtttaaattatgctaaaaatggTATGTTTCTACTCACTGAGACACATGAGTGACTGGAACGAGCGAAATCTCTCGCTCCGGCTCGGTTTCCATATCTTCTGCGATGCTGCTGCTTCTCTGGAGCGTGGGCCGAGGCTGCACTTCCAAAATCCCAGGCTTTTTCCCTAAAGACACACAAAATGCACACCTCATTTCAGACTGAAACAGCTTTGCATTTTCCGATTTCAACAAGCCAACATTGTTCTGTTACCCACCTGGAGATGAAGAGAACTGGAAAGAGGATAGAGAGTTCCAGGATGGTACCCGCTCTGTAAGGAGAGAGACCAGGCTCGATGCTTTCAAATGGCACATTTCAATTGGAATGATGTGTATTTCATGCCAAGTAATTACAGTGCCTTGCTAAAGTATTTaaaccccttcatttttttcacgttttatgttgcagccttaagtcaaactgctttaaattacttttttcccacatcaatctacactccatacactgtaatgaaaaagcacaaaacagctTTCTAACAACTTTGAAAATTAGagctaaaaaactgaaatgattttgttgcataagtattcatacccttttctggagCATTCATATCACTTGTAGACGTTACTACATTTGGAGTGGCATTAACCTGTGGcgaattcatttgaatgagtatgatttggaaaggaaCAGACCTCTCAATCAAAGGTCTAAcaactgaaaatgcatatcagactAATAAAGTACTGAGCTCAAAAGAACTGCTTGTAGAGCTCAGAGATTGTGTCATGGCACAGATGTGGGGATGAGCtcagaaaaaattctgctgcattgaaggttcacagaagcatgtctCCATTATCCTGCATGAAccaagtttggaacaactaggactcttctTAGAGCTTCATAGAAGGgccttggttagactggtgaccaagaagctgatggtcactctagctgagctccatgatcataaaaggagatgggagaaacttacagaaggacaaacatgactgcaacactccaccaatatttatggcagtgtggccaaactaaatcctctcctcagtgaagacacatgaaaacacacttggaatttgcaacaaagcacccaaagaactctcagattgtgagaaacaagattctctggtctgatgatcCTCAATttcaagcatcatgtttggaggcactgctcatcacctccAGTACCATCACAACAGTAAAATGTGGttgtagcagcctcatgctgtggggctgtttttcagcagcagggactgaggggactcatcagagtagaaggaaagctcaacacagcaaaatatagaggtagccttaatgaaaacccagacCAGAGCACTTTCACAAGGCACTGTATACAGTGGATAGATATGAATGTTTACAGACACAAACTGGCATGTGCTTTAATAAAAGAGTCAAATCTGTCTGTGGAAATAAAGCAATCAAAAAAGACAGGCATAGGGAATGGTGGTTAGCAAGTGAGTATAGACAAGACACATAGCAATAGACACTAACTGAAGCTCACCACATCTTCTGAGTGTGTCTACCCCTTCTGTGAGAATGATGAGGGGAAATAAAGGATATCAGAGAAGAGATGCTTCAAGGGTGTGAAAGATGAAAACCaaaaaagaggaagaaaagGTCAACAGTATCTTAGTTTATTGTTGGTAATACCTGACTGTTGAATACTGCACACTGTATCTGATCCGTCTTTCCCATAATCTAAGGAGTCATAGGTTATGGAAGGTACAGTTGGGGAACTTGGTCCATCATCCCTGTCATTACTCTTCATTTTCTTCCTTATCTTTGCctgcacaaagaaaaaatgacaaggtaacaacattttttcgacaacatgttttaaaaagagattaaaaaatttaaaatctgtcattatttactcactctcgtGTCGATCCAAACCTatgagacctttgttcatcgttggaacacaacttaagatgtttttgataaaGTCCAAAAGCTTtccgaccctgcatagacagcaacataactaCCACAATCAAGGTCCAGAAGGcgagtaaggacatcaataaaatagtccatgagacatcagtggttcaattgtaattttatgaagctatgaaaatacgttttgtgtgcaaagaaaacaaagataataactttattcaacaatgtcAGTTTTTGATGCAATGTCAGTCTAACGATGTACTTAttttacctttctgggccttgaatgtgtgagttgtgttgctgtctatgcagggttagaaagctctcggatttaatcaaaaatgtcttaatatgtgttcagaagatgaacaaaagtcttatgtgtttggaacgacatgagggtgagtaattaatgacagaattttcatttatctACTACTAGTAACTACTACTCTTGTGACAGTTTTGTGATTATAAATTGTTGCAGCACATCTGGTCCATCTGTGCAAGTATGTTTAAGTAGGTAGGCAGCCTACCTTTAATTTAGGGCTGGACATTGAGCTGCTGATGTTCTTTTTCACAAATAACTTGTAGGTGGCAGAATCACGGTTCTCTAAGGCAAAACACCTCCAGGATGCCTTTAGCATGAGAACAAAAGAAACAGATTGACTCTGGAAAGTCTGACCATCCTCATGACTGGCAAATAATAAGCAATATTACATCTACAGGCAACAGTTAGGCACACCTGTATCAGACAGGCAGCTGCAGGAATCTGcctgttgaaatgtttttgtctctGCTTCTGCTGCACCTTCAGAGCAAAACCGGAGCCAAGGATTCCCTGTGGGGAAATACTATCATTCTTCTCATACACTGGCCTGCTGTGCGAGGAACAATTGTTCTGGCTATTAAATCTCTGTAACTTACAGCAGGGAGGGCAAAAAAGGAGATAGCAAAGACAGAGAAACATGATGCAATGGTCTTCCCTATCCAAGTCTGAGGGACCTTGTCTCCGTAGCCAATAGTGGTTACTGTCACCTGAGCATTTGTACAGAAAAGACATTGACATACAACACCCATTACTCAACATGATCCAGTTCATTGATGTATGCCTTCAATTATCCAAGTAATAGCCATTGTGTCAGTGAAAAGTATGGGTGGGGATCTACCTACCACACCCCACCACAGAGCATCAGCGTAGCTGCTGAACTCTGTGAATCCACTATCATCCACGGCATCCTTCTCTGCCAGATACACGAAGTAGGAAGAGAAGATGAGCCCGAGGAATCCGATATAAAGAGTTGTGATCAGCTCCTAAAAAGAggaaaagcttttttattactgtacgatgtttaaaataacaattcttCAATTTGATTTTTGCTGCTTTAGCACTATGGTAGAGATTCAATTTGTTTCCAATTTATTTGGGTGTATTTgagttacagttgaggtcaaaagtttacacccccctttcagaatatgcaaaatgttaattttaccgaaataagagggatcatacacaatgcatgttattgtttatttagtactgacctgaataagatagaAAAGATGGTcccatacagtccacaagagaaaataatagttgaatttataaaaatgaccctgttcaaaagtttacatccccttgattcttaacactgtgtggttacctgaatgatccacaactgtgttttttcgcttagtaatagttgttcatgggtcccttgtttgtcctaaacagttaaactgcctggtgttcttcagaaaaatcctttaggtcccacaaattacatgtttcccagaagacaatattatttaaatttgccctgatcttcaaatttaaaaagcttCCACCccctggctcctaatgcatGGGTTTTTCTTCTAGAGCAtcagctagataagacccttattcctgcCTGGGAtagtgtagagccctttgaagctgcccTGAAAGACATTGGGTCCCACTGAAgtgcactatatggagaaaaatcctgttttcctcaaaaaccttaatttcttttcaactgaagaaagaaagacatgaacatcatggatgacacgGGAGTGAGTTGatcatcaggaaattttcattctggaagtgaacttctccttttaaAAGAATCAGCTCAAGAGAGTCACTCGTTTTCAGAATCTGGCTTCACTGGTATGTTTTATTCACTGAGAAGCTACACTGAATTAAATCACTAAACAGCTCATAAGAGACATTTGTCCATGAATCAGAATACACTTGCTAAGCTACAGTTCCCTATGTTCATTTTTAGGCAGATCCTGCAAGGACAACTCAGTAGAGAGATGTTCTCAGCCATTATTTAGTGGTGCACTGTCTTTAATATATCACATTCATATAATTCAGACTGCATTCAAGGTAAAATATGATTCCTTTTGGCTTATCAGTTCTGCTGCTGAAAAGTGGCCTAGGAAACACTGATACTGAATTTGATACttcatgaaaatattaatttaaactattAACAACAAGGCACAGGTCACCTTCAACAGAATGCTATTACATCTGTAGGAGAcaaattctgtcaatatttTCAAGCAGGATGTTATGAATCAGTATTAGGGCTGTTCAAATGAAGGTCGTGATTATTTGGAAAATTAatggtagcactttattttaaggccCAATTCTCAATATTAACTAGTTGATTATTAGCATGCATTACCAGCATTTTGGGTgtttattagtatattaatgtcttattctgtATGACCATGTTCTCATCCCTTAACCcgacccaatacctaaacttaacaattACCTCACTAACGATTAATAAGCAGCAGATTAGaagtttattgagggaaaagttaatagtgaatatgtgttccctaatctaaagtgttaccaaattaatatttaaccCAGTCTTTATGGCAATAATCTCTTGTTGGTTCTAATAAGAACTTTCAGTTTTAAGTGTGAAGATTAAGTTTTAACGATTAGATTAACGATTTCTAAAACAACTGATCAGGGTATAGGATCCTTTTCACAGTGTGTGAATGCACATTTCCATaggaaatattatatatatatatatatatatatatatatatttatatatatatatatatatatatatatatatatatatatatatattttttttttttttgctgttggaGAAATgggaacacaaaaaaaatgttgcttcAGTCTACCGAGTACCTCTatagaaattaatcatttaatacatTCTTAAAATTATAGGTTCTTTACTGACATCAAAAACCTTTAACATCGCACCAAAGCCAGGGATGTGAAACACACGCTTCACCTGTCGATGTATGAAGACTACTGATCCGAGCAGCCGCCAGGTTCCTCCTTGTCGATCCACATGCAGCATTCGCAGGATTTGAAGAAAGCGGACTCCtctgtaaacaacagcatgtcAGGGCTTCAAAACAACGCAAAAAAAGTTACATCTAAATCTGATTAATCCTGTTCCACAATGGCTTACTATAATATTAACCTTACCTGACAGTAGAGGTGGCAAATACCTGACCTTTAGAGCCAAATATCAATACAACAATGGAGGCCACCACCACAATGAGGTCTAGAACAAGAAAAACATGTGAACATGTTGATAACAACAGGCACAAAATACACCAAAATGTTCAGTAAAATGCACGCACTTACCAATAACAGAAATGGGTTTTCGGGCAAAGCGAAGCCGGCCCAGAGTTCCCACATATTTACTCCGGCATCCAGCTGACCACAGACGTACCACATACTCCACACCAAAAAACACTACCAGCACTAATTCCTGCAGAATGAAAGAGACAGACACACTATGCTTACACAAAAGAGCACTATATTAGTGATATTACGCGCTCACGACAATGAGATATAATGTGAGATTTACTAGAACGTAACAATGTAGGTATAAAGAGCTAATTGATTCGACAGACACATAATGTAAAACGCTGTGCTATAATATAGCTCTGTAAGTATAGTGAGGTAATTTATCTGAGCTATGAGACGTCTGCTTTGAGAATGGGTTTAACAATACAGCTTTATTATGTGGAAAATGTGAATGGCTGTCATTGTAGAGCTCTTTGGCTGTCTAGATATTCCTCATGAGGAATAGTAttgcctttttaaaatatttatgaggTATGTCCAGAACAAAATCCTCCACTGTGTGCTGTGCACCTATTGCAACTCGATGCTGCAATCCCACGACCGCGGTATATACTGACAGCTCATGGACAAAGAATCCATTGAATTAATcgtatttgttttttgtatggGATAAAAGACattagctgaataaataatttggTCATGCATCACTGGGAACGTAGTTTGCAATTCATAACACTAATATACATGGGATGCGTGTAACAGATGCGTATTAAGACTGACACAGGGCTGTGTGAAAACACAGGACGGCTGGTTCATGGTCATGGCCAACAACAGCAGTTGCCCTCGTCTCCTTCTTAAAgaagagaaaacaaaagaaggCTGAGAGTCTGCTGAGCGCAGGCCCTTTGAGAGCTGCGAGGAACCAGACATGTATGAGTTATGAGGCTGGCCGTGAAGCCCTCTGTCACATAAGCAGTCTGGAGAGCTGGATCCGGGTCTGAGAAGAGGCTAAGAAGGAGCTTGGTCAGCTGCCTAGGGACGGCTGCTGGCACAAAGCCGGAGAGTTCGCTCGCCTAGCCTGTCTAAAGCTTctccaaaaatgaaatgaaattgcaGGCACAGCCCTAGCCTGTGGGAACAGACAGAACATGAGGTGTGAAACAACGCATACAAGCAGAAAAAGTGAGCTGAACCAGCTGAGGTCACAGCAGAGGAGAGAGACTGCGCTGAAACTAGGCCAACTCACTGTTTATCCAgtcaaatgcaatttatatttCTTAGGAATATTTTGGGAAACGTACAATAATCATTTTTCACTCCTCAGTATTCATTTTGCTTTCAAATAATACAAGAAATTGAAAACTGCCACTAGCTAAAATTATGGTGCCAATGTTTTAAAACTTTCATGTTTAAAGCTCTACTTTTTGAACAAGTACTCgaaatattagaatggtttttACTAACTCTCTAATTATATGTCTGATTAGCAGTTCCCACTCCATGCTGCTGGTTCCTCTACTTGCTATCTAATTAAATCTAGACTTGTGATCACACTGACCAGCTGGCAAACGAAAGGTCTGGGTGGACGGCCAGTGGGCGACAGAGGCCATGGGATCAGTTTTGGAAGGGGCGGGGGCTGGTGTAGGGTGAGAGGAAACAGGACCCCAGATGCAAGGGCCTCTCTCAGTTACCATGGCAATCAGATATCCCATCCAAAACGCAGGTGGAATGTGGTCACCAGGGTGAGCAGAGGAAGGGTTCACTGTAATAACAGCAAGGGCCAGCTGACCCTTGTCCTCAATCTTATaagattacattaaatattaaaaatggacTTACTATGAGCTCGTGACTTGGCATTGAGTGGCTTCTTCGGCTCTAGCCTTTTATGCTCTAGCCAAAGCAAACACTTGTAGTCCGATAATAAATAATACCCAGTGGCATTAACTAACCTTTCACACTCTTGAAAAGAAGAACACAAAGCAAATACACTACTGTGTGTAGACTTTTAGGGAATTAGTGAGGAATTAAGAGcctaaagggacagttcaaccacaaatgaaaaatctgtcattatttactcaccctaaaaTGATTTCAAACCTTCATGATTTCATTGTTTACAAAACACAGATGATATTCTGAAGAACATGTGACAAAAAAGGGGCATTTCTCAAAATACCTGATTTAATGTTCTTCAAAAGAACTCAAAGTCACATGTTTGGAGCAGGGTTGTGAATTAATGAGGgattgtggcaaaaatgccaccaaaatgaaccaaaacgccccataaattcaagacaatggggcaaaaaatgcccctgtacaattaaacaaaaacgaaaataaatgaaagtgtcGGAAcggaaaagttcatttctgaccctggtttggagcgacatgagggtgagtaaatgatgacaaaacttTCACTTTTGGATAAAATATTGAACACTTTAACTCCTCACACACATTAAAACATTGTATGAGAAGATTTATCTGTATTTCTCTACAGTCCTTCACATCCTGTCACACACAATAGAAAGGCATTAGCTACTGTGTTGGGGGAGGGTAACTTACTGGATGCAGTGTCTTATCAGTGCAAATGGGATGAAGGTGATTTGTCCTAACACCCCAAACACCACCAGCATTAGAAATGAATATTTAGAAACTCCAGGGGTTAGGAAGTCCTTTCACTTCATAACAGTGAATATCACTTCAGGCAAATAATCACACCTCATCCCTAATCGCTGCGGAACATCTTTTGCAAAGCAAAAATGCGCTGGATAATGTTTAGTTTTCATTAGCTGCACGAATAACAAAAAGCCTAAAAGCTCCTTTGACCCAGGGTTAAAACATTACCTCAAATACAGCAATAAACGCTCATTGCGCATTCACGgtggttttaaataggaaacatTTCATCATTATATAGGCTTTTGttcatttacagttttattagcCATTCACGGGGGGCCTCGGTTAACACAAGGCTCTCGCTGACAAAGAGAGACATCTGTGTTCTGTCCAATTAAGGGAGGCTTCTATCTGTAGCTGATAATTGCCTGGAAAAGGGGTTAGCGCCTCATGGCAGGACTACTGTCCTCGCAACACCTCCAGACAGAGCTTGATGATGTGTTACCACACTTAGCATATGGAGGAAGTTTGGTGACAGCTATGGCGCTTCATATGGGGCAGGGGAAGCATGTGAGATCACAACCCTCGGGTGTGGGATTTCTCAAGGCGCGTGGTGTCAGCACAGTACAGTGTTCTGCGTGACTTCCAGCGCCCGCGTGTGGGGTAACGTCCTGTGTGACTTCTGCCGCCTACCGCTGTTAGGCAGGTAATGATCAACTTCTGAGGCTTCACCCCAGAAGTGTGACACACACAATAGTCTTCTTTCCTCACAGAATAGGCTCAGTTAATAAGTGTCAGTGGCATGTGTGTGGCTGTAAGTAGTGCTAATGTGCAGTAGCTCTCCCTGCTCATGGTGAAACAATGTCATGCTAATATGGATTAACAGGGCCTATCTAGACTATTAGTGGTTGACACTGGAAAGAAGAGCTGAACAATTGATCTAAGTTAATGATTAATCTGCGCTTAGTAAGATTTGCCTGATAAGCTTCAGCTTCATTTACATAAGCACTTagtcaaagtaaaaaaaagagaatctGGGGATCTAAAACATGATATCCTGCTAAACTGGTAACAGAAGGGTAAATGATGTATTTTATCTACAAATTTGTCCAAAAACAACTGATTTTCATTGTGGGACATAAACTGTCCtgatataataacaaaaacgaAGAAGAAGAATTGCCAAAAGAACATAattcttgaaaataaattatttagtaGTTTGccattattttagcattattttacaggaaaaaaaatatttcaacaaaactGCTTCACTGCTTattaacagtgttgggggtacataataatattacttttttcaagtaactagtaaagtaatacattacttttgaatttctaagaaaatatctgagttactttttcaaataagtaatgccagttacttttctccccatttattgattgacaagtctcctgtcaggaaattgggagtaaagatgatgttactgtattctagactaaatgtgaacatgcattaattcatctcacttacaaaaaacggattcagtattcctcaaaatgaataagaacagtgaaatgcaaactcacatgaatatgacgcaaccctgcaataatatgttaaataaaacaaatatcctttatcctttatgtatttaatcccattttattaaacaGTGTCTTTTCAGCTGACtgtcgatgatgcaattcaaccatactaataagcaaaaattactttacttttcttttagcctgaggtgaattcatttcacttttggtgtaaaagggcttttacattagaattgttttataccaggtgatatataatttcttaagatttctattgtgtgatagggaaaaaggcaatgaagaaagtcATGTTGTGAagaaggtcagaactcctgttatgatgtatattttttgaggtgcactcttgtcataaattaatctattacttttcctacataatttgtaacacaaaacagtggtaaaatatatatttaggagTGTTAGACCTTCCcaacaatatatagtttgtcatgattagattaggatttatttgtaacatgatgaagtaaacttaggcttTCCACAGaagggacggtgacagttaataGGGTTGAAATAACTTTCTgttgtctatttgaatatattttgaaatgtcatttatttctgtgatcaaagcaacaTTTGCTAAGTCTTCggtctcacatgatccttcagaaatcattccaatatgctgatttgcttttcaagaaacattttattatttttattatcaatatttaaaacagttgagtacatttatttcaggattctctgatgaatagaaagataccaaaaaaataatatatatatatatatatatatatatatacataatatgcGATAACATgcgataaagacatttataatgttacaaaagatatttatttcagatagattttgttcttctgaactttttattcatcatagaaacctaaaataaattctaatttcttcttttcaacataataataacaataatacatgtttttgggcagtaaatcagaatattagaatgatttctaaaggatcttgtgactagagcaatgatgctaaaaaagctttgaaatcacaggaataaattacattttaaaatatattcaaacagaaaacagttattttaaatagtaaaaatatttcagaattttactgcttttgctgtacttcggatcaaataaatgcaggcttggtgagcaggtgAGAGTGTACACTCACATGTGTTTCGCAATATGAATACAAAGACTACATTTCAAAGAACTtagaatatgtttttatttatttatttttgaatcacGAACACTCTTATATGTCTATGACCCATAAACATTTAAGTGTTGTAAAGAACTTTTGATCATGGCTTAGCAAGCAGTTCGAACATCCTGAAAAGATGTAGAAAGGGGCAAGGCTGCTTTTGTTTGCCTCAACAGCTGTGAGACGCAATGTAGAGGGCCGTGCCTCATTAAAATAGGGTGTGAACTGGGTGGGGGTAGGGCTGACATGGTGGTTGGGTCTAAAAGAAGGGTTCAGCCCTTAAAGGGTTCTACTTCCTGTGAGAACACCCTTCTCCCTCAAGTTACTGTAGTATCCACCCGTGCTAAAAGTACGTTATTTGATTTTTGATGCTTACTCTTAACACACAATAGACAACACCTGTTGTAAGCTTGGTTAAGCTCAGAGCCGCTGTAGCCAGATAGTTAATCCAAAAAGGCCTTTTCTGCATCGAGCCCTAGACTGGATTTAACTTGTGATGTGAGTCATCGGCTAATGAACACAGCGCATAGATTTAATCCCATTAGCCGGTGGTCGGATTGACCTCTGACATGCAGTCACCACGTTATAATCTCCGTCCCTCCCTTTCTCCTTTTTCTGCCGGCCCTAGACAATTGATTCTCTTTTGTCTCTGTTCCTCGACCTGTAAACAGACAGCGTAAGCTTGCAAACAGGCATATTGCATGCTGGGGAATATTGACTAATCTAGACATATGGCATTGAGGCTCTGGACCTTTGACACAAAAGCTAGCTATTGTTTTTGAAGATAGTATTGATTAAGTTCATATTTAACATAGCCTCTTTCAGGAGGAAATGCTTCGACGAGCACTTTAATTACTTGACAGACTGTGATCTGAATATTGATCAAAACAAAGCCTCAGATGCACTAACAAGGCCTGAAGCAATTAATGCTTAGCAGAAACACTGCCATGGATTATTGAACAAAGTAAACACAATGATTTAAGAGTGCTAGCTCAAGCTGCCATTCTAGACAGCAGAACACCTTCATCTTCTGTGAACTGAGCTGCGCGTGTGATATAGACTTTGTGGTGTCAGTTACAATGTTGAGGCTGTTTTTAAGCCTTAAA
The sequence above is a segment of the Labeo rohita strain BAU-BD-2019 chromosome 7, IGBB_LRoh.1.0, whole genome shotgun sequence genome. Coding sequences within it:
- the kcnq1.1 gene encoding potassium voltage-gated channel subfamily KQT member 1.1 isoform X1, with the protein product MTSSPHNTAPEPSWTIGPAELEMRNDSVWFGRSSSASAEPAVITQRQASHLHPRMSVYSATRPTISRSFFQGRVYNFLERPSGWKCFVYHFTVFLIVLSCLILSVLSTIDEYQTLANRTLFWVELVLVVFFGVEYVVRLWSAGCRSKYVGTLGRLRFARKPISVIDLIVVVASIVVLIFGSKGQVFATSTVRGVRFLQILRMLHVDRQGGTWRLLGSVVFIHRQELITTLYIGFLGLIFSSYFVYLAEKDAVDDSGFTEFSSYADALWWGVVTVTTIGYGDKVPQTWIGKTIASCFSVFAISFFALPAGILGSGFALKVQQKQRQKHFNRQIPAAACLIQASWRCFALENRDSATYKLFVKKNISSSMSSPKLKAKIRKKMKSNDRDDGPSSPTVPSITYDSLDYGKDGSDTVCSIQQSEGVDTLRRCERVPSWNSLSSFQFSSSPGKKPGILEVQPRPTLQRSSSIAEDMETEPEREISLVPVTHVSQLRDSHRAAIRVIQRMYYFVARKKFQQARKPYDVRDVIEQYSQGNLNLMVRIKELQRRLDQSLGKLSFYQTSSERMKDKGINTIGSRLNRMEEKITHMDRTLSSIAESLNLMLARERRGDLARGKELRSSFQRQSATFSLSVPSRQDSLTSSEQLSTPTVIQEDS
- the kcnq1.1 gene encoding potassium voltage-gated channel subfamily KQT member 1.1 isoform X2; the protein is MTSSPHNTAPEPSWTIGPAELEMRNDSVWFGRSSSASAEPAVITQRQASHLHPRMSVYSATRPTISRSFFQGRVYNFLERPSGWKCFVYHFTVFLIVLSCLILSVLSTIDEYQTLANRTLFWVELVLVVFFGVEYVVRLWSAGCRSKYVGTLGRLRFARKPISVIDLIVVVASIVVLIFGSKGQVFATSTVRGVRFLQILRMLHVDRQGGTWRLLGSVVFIHRQELITTLYIGFLGLIFSSYFVYLAEKDAVDDSGFTEFSSYADALWWGVVTVTTIGYGDKVPQTWIGKTIASCFSVFAISFFALPAGILGSGFALKVQQKQRQKHFNRQIPAAACLIQASWRCFALENRDSATYKLFVKKNISSSMSSPKLKAKIRKKMKSNDRDDGPSSPTVPSITYDSLDYGKDGSDTVCSIQQSERVPSWNSLSSFQFSSSPGKKPGILEVQPRPTLQRSSSIAEDMETEPEREISLVPVTHVSQLRDSHRAAIRVIQRMYYFVARKKFQQARKPYDVRDVIEQYSQGNLNLMVRIKELQRRLDQSLGKLSFYQTSSERMKDKGINTIGSRLNRMEEKITHMDRTLSSIAESLNLMLARERRGDLARGKELRSSFQRQSATFSLSVPSRQDSLTSSEQLSTPTVIQEDS